Part of the Desulfosalsimonas propionicica genome is shown below.
TCCCGAAAGGTAATCCACTCGCCGGTGAGGGCCTCGCCCCTGCAGTGCAGCACGTGATTGAGAAATGGCATGGCCACCCAGGCATTGATATGGATGTCGGCCGACAGGCTGCCGGCCCTGTCCACGGAAAACGCCTTGCCCATGACCCGCAGGGTCAGTTTCTGCCCGTCAAACTCGCCGGCGGTCCGCCGGGCGGCTTCAGCCATGTCGATGTCCGGGATTTGTTCCTGCAGTTCTTCCACGGCTTGCTGCATGAATTCGTCAATGGTGTCAGGCCGGTCTGTGGCATCCTGGTATTGGGCCAGCACTTCAGGGGCGATTTTCGGGCACTGGTCCAGGTTTTTTCTTCCCTTGAACACGGCCACGCCAAAGGCCATGCAGGTTTTTTCATTGCACGCCCGGCAGTTGGAGCCGTCGGTAAGCTTAAACACATCCATGGGGCTGTTGATTCGTGCCATTTTTCAATACTCCTTGAAAGCTTCTTGCATTGTCCGATATTTGTCAGGAGCCAGGAAGGAAGTCCGGGGACTTCCTTGGAACTTTGTTGCTGCCGCATGGCGTCGATATGCCGATGCAGTGCAAAGTCTTTGTATAATGCACATTCATGCTGTGTGCAACCCGGCAGTTTGATATGGCCGGGTAAAAATCCAGGAAGCCTGACGAGGCGTGAGAACGACAGCATCGGCACAATCAGGGCCATAACCAAGGCGTAAGCAGCTTGCACGGGTTTTCGCATGTGACGGGTCGGGTGCGGTTTGTTTGTCTGCGGCGGGGTTTCGGCGATCGTCCCGG
Proteins encoded:
- a CDS encoding DUF3786 domain-containing protein, encoding MARINSPMDVFKLTDGSNCRACNEKTCMAFGVAVFKGRKNLDQCPKIAPEVLAQYQDATDRPDTIDEFMQQAVEELQEQIPDIDMAEAARRTAGEFDGQKLTLRVMGKAFSVDRAGSLSADIHINAWVAMPFLNHVLHCRGEALTGEWITFRELKGGPERYNHFQQNCEKPLKHLADTYTDLFSDMLDVFAGRRVQTHIDSDISVVLHPLPLLPVMCCYWEPEEGMGSSLHLFFDKSADQQLDAESIYTLLAGMVKMFEKIAARNQSGPS